From Brassica napus cultivar Da-Ae unplaced genomic scaffold, Da-Ae ScsIHWf_2544;HRSCAF=3288, whole genome shotgun sequence, one genomic window encodes:
- the LOC125601397 gene encoding photosystem I assembly protein Ycf3 yields MPRSRINGNFIDKTFTIVADILLRVIPTTSGEKEAFTYYRDGMSAQSEGNYAEALQNYYEAMRLEIDPYDRSYILYNIGLIHTSNGEHTKALEYYFRALERNPFLPQAFNNMAVICHYRGEQAIQQGDSEMAEAWFAQAAEYWKQAITLTPGNYIEAQNWLTITRRFE; encoded by the exons ATGCCAAGATCGCGTATAaatggaaattttattgataaaacctTTACAATTGTAGCCGATATCTTATTACGAGTCATTCCGACAACTTCCGGAGAAAAAGAGGCATTTACTTATTACAGAGATG GGATGTCGGCTCAATCTGAAGGAAATTATGCGGAAGCATTACAGAATTATTATGAAGCTATGCGACTAGAAATTGACCCCTATGATCGAAGTTATATACTCTATAATATAGGCCTTATCCACACAAGTAATGGGGAACATACCAAAgctttagaatattattttcgGGCATTAGAACGAAACCCCTTTTTACCACAAGCTTTTAATAATATGGCTGTGATCTGTCATT ACCGTGGAGAACAGGCCATTCAACAAGGAGATTCTGAAATGGCGGAGGCTTGGTTTGCTCAAGCCGCCGAGTATTGGAAACAGGCTATAACGCTTACTCCTGGTAATTATATTGAAGCACAGAATTGGTTGACGATCACGAGGCGCTTCGAATAA